A genome region from Streptomyces sp. S4.7 includes the following:
- a CDS encoding ATP-binding protein: protein MPEQALPLGYALFGLMLAGAAVDCWTGLTGRAPVLPLGCALLRVVAVCAGQDALGGATSLWALNVLTTTAITLQWEWSPVVAVPCVVGLLAFDLTVIGSEAIDTLVPRLVFECFLARLGFILLRRSGRRVDQLRRRSSALARAEALAVARHRQEREYLALLHNTAASTFLMVAVRGQDADPDEVAAYARRDLAILTGTAGESAAQDSPVDLPVSLRTVLSRSRVDVHVRTEEAGGPVPASVALAFVRAVHEALVNVRRHARTDSASLSVRRDGKRVVVVVSDDGVGFDPAGVLPSRRGIRGSIIERMAAAGGCATVRSRPGAGTCARLEWPGD, encoded by the coding sequence GTGCCGGAGCAGGCGCTGCCCCTGGGGTACGCGCTGTTCGGTCTGATGCTCGCCGGGGCCGCGGTGGACTGTTGGACAGGGCTCACCGGGCGGGCCCCGGTGCTGCCACTGGGTTGCGCCCTCCTACGGGTCGTAGCCGTCTGCGCCGGCCAGGACGCGCTGGGCGGAGCGACGAGCCTGTGGGCCCTGAACGTGCTGACCACCACGGCGATCACCCTCCAGTGGGAGTGGTCCCCGGTGGTGGCCGTGCCCTGCGTCGTGGGGCTTCTCGCCTTCGACCTGACCGTGATCGGCTCCGAGGCCATCGACACACTCGTGCCGCGCCTGGTCTTCGAGTGCTTCCTCGCCCGTCTGGGCTTCATCCTGCTGCGCCGGTCGGGGCGGCGGGTCGACCAGTTGCGCCGCCGCAGTTCGGCACTGGCCCGCGCCGAGGCGCTGGCCGTGGCCCGGCACCGCCAGGAGCGGGAATACCTCGCGCTGCTCCACAACACGGCCGCCTCGACGTTCCTCATGGTGGCGGTGCGCGGCCAGGACGCCGATCCGGACGAGGTCGCCGCGTACGCCCGCCGCGACCTCGCCATACTCACCGGCACGGCGGGCGAGTCCGCCGCGCAGGACAGCCCCGTGGACCTGCCGGTCTCTCTGCGTACTGTCCTGAGCCGCAGCCGGGTCGACGTCCATGTCCGTACCGAGGAGGCCGGCGGACCGGTACCCGCCTCGGTGGCCCTGGCCTTCGTCCGTGCGGTGCACGAGGCACTGGTCAACGTGCGGCGCCACGCCCGGACCGACTCTGCCTCGCTGAGCGTACGCCGGGACGGGAAGCGTGTCGTCGTGGTGGTCTCCGACGACGGAGTGGGCTTCGACCCGGCCGGGGTACTGCCCTCCCGGCGCGGCATCCGCGGCTCGATCATCGAACGGATGGCCGCCGCCGGCGGGTGCGCCACGGTCCGCTCGCGGCCCGGGGCGGGGACCTGTGCACGCCTGGAGTGGCCCGGTGACTGA
- a CDS encoding SDR family NAD(P)-dependent oxidoreductase — protein MSMRLEGKTALVTGATSDIGRAIAETFASEGAHVVVSGRSAERGREVVDGIRARGGRADFVAADLDGSPAASQALAREATRVPGGRIDVLVNNAGNPAQEAVLRCPRRRPTASGRSFGILTRPWRTPPPGAAVPRRCSWPPHAGWPAPCGVSRSWSSAPSASSGCRSRRCPWGTRCSV, from the coding sequence ATGTCGATGAGGCTTGAGGGCAAGACCGCCCTGGTGACCGGGGCGACCAGCGATATTGGGCGAGCCATCGCGGAGACCTTTGCCTCCGAGGGGGCACACGTCGTCGTCTCCGGTCGCAGCGCCGAGCGGGGCCGAGAGGTCGTCGACGGTATCCGGGCCCGCGGAGGCCGCGCCGACTTCGTGGCAGCCGATCTGGACGGCAGCCCCGCCGCCTCACAGGCGCTGGCGCGGGAGGCGACGCGGGTGCCCGGCGGACGGATCGACGTCCTGGTCAACAATGCGGGCAACCCAGCCCAGGAGGCGGTGCTCCGATGCCCGCGCAGGCGCCCCACCGCCTCAGGCCGCTCCTTCGGAATCCTGACCCGGCCGTGGCGGACACCACCTCCTGGAGCGGCGGTACCGAGGCGCTGTTCCTGGCCTCCGCACGCCGGCTGGCCGGCCCCGTGCGGGGTGTCACGGTCGTGGTCATCAGCGCCTTCGGCCTCCTCGGGGTGCCGGAGCAGGCGCTGCCCCTGGGGTACGCGCTGTTCGGTCTGA